Sequence from the Ereboglobus luteus genome:
CGCACATTCCGGCAAATCTTCACTCCGCGTTAAGACGACGGGCAAGGATTGGGGGACCGTCGGTTTTGACCTCGACCAACTGATGGACTTCAGCGCCGCAGGGGAGATTTCCCTTTGGGTTTATGCCGAGCCCGCCGCGCGCGTGTCGGCGTATGTTTCCGCACAGGTAATCGGCAATAAGGATCGCCATACGGTCGCTCGTGTCGCCGGCAAAATCGAACCTGGTAAATGGTGCCAGTTGAAAGCGCAAATCCCCGCCGGCTACTGGCGCATGGACGAGAAAGACGTCCGCCTTGTGGTTCGCACCCACGGCGAATGTTGGATAGACAGTGTCAAAATGCGAGCAGTCAGATAATTCTCAAATAATTGATTTAACTAAAACGCACAAAGATATCAAAATAAGTTGTGTAAACTTGCCCTAAATAAATTTTATGAAACCCCTCAAACACCCAAACATAAACATGAAAACCAAATTTGCGGGTGCCGTGGCGACGCTCGCACTTCTCCTTACCCCAGCCGGTGCTCAAGTCACCACATGGGCAGGTGGCACTGGCGCATGGGATGTCGGCGCAAACTGGACGGGCGGCGCTGTTCCGCTAGGCACAGGCACCGCCATCGTAAACAACGGCCTCGCCAACATCGCTCTTGGGACAACTGGTTCCGTCGCGATTCTTGACATCGCCGATGGCATTGACTCCACCGGCACTGTCACCATCGATGGATTTCTCTACACCAATGCTGTTTCCTATATCGGCGGGCGTGGTGACGGCACCATTATTATTGGATCATCTGGAACTTACAAAATTAACAACTCCTTCCGAGTCGGTGGTTACACCGGAGCTGGCGATTCCCCGGGCGGCAACTTTCTGCTTGGTTCAGGCAATGGTCATGCTGTCATTTACGGGTTTCTTGATGGAGCGGGCAAAACCATCGCCGCCGGCTTCGGCGGAACGGGACGCATTGACGTCATGGCAGGGGGCACCGTCAGTAACAATAACGTCTATATTGGCGACCACGTCGGTGCCAGCGGCACCATCAACATCTGGGGCTCATGGGTAAGCAAAGGCAACGGCATCTATCTGGGTGACTCCGGCACCATGGGTATCGGTTCAAACGTCATAAACATCCATGATGGCGGATCCTTCGTCGTCAACGCCACCGCCAACGGCGGCGGTTTTCGTGTCAGTAACGGTGCCAATGCCTCCGGCATCGTCAATATTGCCCAAGGCGGCACCATGGCCCTCAACACCTCGGGTTCGGCGACTCATTTCTACATAGGCACCAACGCTGCCGGTGCCTATGGCGAAGTCAATGTCGATGGCTATCTTTCCTACATCACCACCTACACTGCCGGCGACCGCGTTTTCGCAGTCGGCTACGGCGGCAACACCACTAACGCATCCACGGCAAATGCCATTGGTGTCCTCAATATCGGCCAGACCGGCACCGTTTATATCCAAGGTGCAACCGAAGTCAGCATTGCTCGCATGGGTGTCGGTTCAGGCACTGCCACCAACCATTACGTCACTTCAGCTTCTGGCACCGTCAATGTCGCCGGTCTGCTCAACACCAATGGCACACAGCTTCTTGTCGGTCGCTCCGGTGATGGCTATCTAAACATCGCCCAGACTGGCACTGTTCTCGCTGGCAATATCCGTGTTTCCAACGGCAATAACGTCAATGGCATTTCCTACAGCGAGATAAATATTGAGGGTTATTTGGCCAGCACTGGCTGGCTCGATATCGCAGGCGCCGGCAATGCGGTCGTCAATGTTTTGGCCAGTGGCACTGTCATCACCGCCGACGACTTTACCACCGGGCGCAGCACCGGCTCCAAGAGCCCCATTAACACTGGCACCCTTAATATCTGGGGGTATGCCTTGGCTGGCGACCAGTTCGTCATCGGCAATCAGGGCAGGGGCTATGTCAACATCTACGACGGGGCCACTGTCATCGCTAAAACCAGTGTTGACCTCGCCATGAGCACGGGCACCAGTAGCGCCTACCTCAATCTTGCCGGCGGTGTCCTTCAAACACCCAAAATTATTCAGGGCTCCGGCTCCACAGCCACCATTCTCTTCAACGGTGGCACCATTCGCGCCGGCGCAAATGCGGATAACTTCTTCGTCAACTTTCCCGTTGTTGCTCTTGGCGGCGGTTCGCTCACGCTCGACACCCAGGCCTACGCCATCACTATCACTAACGCCCTCGCCGGAACCTCCTCCGCCACCTTGGACAAAACCGGCGTCGGCACACTCAAGCTCACCGCCGACAGTTCCGCCTACTCCGGAGCCCTCAACATCCGCTCCGGCATCCTCGCCAGCGGAAACGACAGTGCCAAGCTCGGCGGCAACGTCACTATTTTCGACGGTGCCGCGCTCGACCTCCGCAACGCCGACCTCGGAACCACTGGCAACCTTACCTTCGCGGAAGGCGCGGTCTGGGCCTATTCGTTGGACACCCAGCACCAGCTCGCCGCCAATAATCTCACCATTGCTGGTGATGGCACGCTTTACCTTGATCTCGGCAGCCTAGGCATTGCCGATCTCACCATGCCCGCCGCTTACACCCTCGGCACCTACACCACCGGCAACGGCATCTCCAATCTTGCCAACTGGACCGTGACCGGCGGCACCATTGGCTACGGGGCCGCCATAGACACCTCCTCCGTCGCCAATACCATCAAAGTCAACGTCAACACCGCCGGTGTGGACTTCCTCTACTGGCAGGGCGGCGACGGCAATTGGGATAGCGCCTCTGCCACATGGAAACTTTCCGGCACCGCGGTCAAGTGGGGCTATGGCGGTCTCGGAGTCTTTGATTCCGGCGCCGGCACAGTGACCATTACCGGCATCCAAACCTTCGATGGACTCCAGTTCGACGTGGACGGCTACACCCTCTTGGGCACGGGCACCCTTGTTGGCAATTTCCTTACAGGTGATGGTTCCGCCAATTTCAACGTCACTAACGCAGCCGCCACCGCTACCATCAACACCGCCGTCGTCGGCACCAATCTCAAAAAAGCCGGTCTCGGCTCTCTCACACTCGGTGGCCCCGTCACAGCCAGCGGCACCACCATCATCAACGGAGGCACGCTCTCCATCGGCGGACAGCTCGATAGCACCGGAGTTTTTGTCGGCAACACGGGCGACGGCACCCTCGAAATCCTCTCCGGCGGTGTCGTGCGCAGCAGCGGGGCCAACCGCATTGGCTTCACCGCCGGCGTCAACGGCTCGCTTCTTATCCGCGACGGCGGCCTCTGGCAAAGCACCGGCGGCGTTACGGTCGGCTACAGCGGCAACGGCAAAATCCATGTCGCCCAAGGCGGCGCGCTCATCCTTGACGGCGCATGCCTCTACATTGCCGACCAAGTCGGCTCCTCCGGCGCAGTTACCATCGACGGATACTACCAGAGTGGCGGCAACGGCACCTATTACCAGCCCATCGGCTATCGCGGCGTCGGCGCCTTCAACATCGGTCTCACGGGAACCGCCAGAACCGGCGGATTTGAAATCGCTCGCGAAGCCGGTGCCACGGGCAGCGGCACCGTTGCCGGCCTTTGGCAGATCACCGGCGTCAACAACACCGTCATCGGCAAAAACGGCGGCTCGGTCGGCGCCCTTGTCATTGAGTCAACCGGCACCATCATCAACTCCACCACCGCCGTCGGCAACTACACCGCCATCGGGCTCAACGCCGGGTCCAGCGGCACCGTCACCGTCCATGGTTATTTCGACACGGGCACCCGCTCCAATGGCACCAATGACGGCAACCTCATCATCGGCCATTCCGGCACAGGTCACATGTTTATCGAGCAGGGGGCGACGGTCCTCGCCTCCGGCACCGGTTCCACCACCGCCGCCCTTACCATGGGCAAAAACGCCGGTTCCTACGGTTATCTCAATGTCGCCGGCCTTCTTGACATGCGCGGCGGTGGTTATACCCGCATCGGCATAGCCGGAGCCGCCGACTTGGACATAGCCTCCACTGGCACGATGCTCGTTGGCCACTATTTTCAAATCGGCTATGGCGCACCCTCCATCCTAAACATCGCCGAGGGTGGAGCCCTTCGCACTGGCCAGTTCAACACTGGCGCCGATATCGGCTATGCGCATCTTTGCGCTGTGACAGCCAACGTCGCCGGCCTTTTCGACGTGAACGGTTCCCTGCATATCGCCCCTCATGACGACGAGACCTCCATCCTCAACATCGCTTCCACCGGCACCGTCACCACAAGAACCTACACCAGCATTGGCCACTACGTCGGCACGGGCACGGGGATTGGCACCATCAATGTCGATGGCTATCTGAACACTCCCACCTACCTCCTCGTCGGTGGTTCAGGCGCGGGTGTCATGAACATTGCAGCCACCGGCACGGTTATCGTTGGCTCATACGCCAATGTCGCCGCCAACGCCAACTCCAGCGGCACGGCCAATGTTGCCGGTTTTTGGCAAGTCGGCAGCAACCTGCGCATTGGGCAAAATGGATTTGGCGCGCTTAATGTCGAGGACAGCGGCACTGTTACCGTCGGCGGCATTTTCCAAATTGGCTCCTACCATTCGGGCACGGCGCTCATCGACGGTTATGTTCACGCCGCCTCGGACGCTTATGTCGGCACTTACAATGGTGGCACAGGTGTTGCAACCATCGGGCAGGACGGTGTCCTCAACGCGGTCGGCAAGCTGGTCATTGGCCACGAAGCCACAGCCTCCGGCACTCTTTTTGTTGAAGGTCTCGCCAAGTCTGAAAATCTCATGGTTGGATCCACTGGCACCGGCGTGCTAGATATTCAGTCCGGCGGCACGGTCGCTGTAAGCAATACCGCCTCCATCGGCTACAATGCCGCAGGATCCGGCATGGTCAATGTGGCGGGCTTCTTCGATATTGGCAATGATCTCAACATCGGCACGGCCGGCTCCGGCATGCTCGGCATTAAATCGGGCGGCGAGGTGCGTGTCGGTGGCACGACCTTTGTCGGTGCCACGGGCACGATCAGTGTCCTTGCCGGCGATCCCGGCGCAAACGCGGCCAAGCTTGGCGGCGATGTGATCATCCAGTCCGGCGGCATGCTCGATCTGCGCACAGGTCCGCTCAGCATCACTGACAACATTACCTTTGAAAACGGAGCCTTCTGGCATTACTCCCTCACCGGGAAGAACGAGCTCGATGTCAGCGGCACGATTACCATTGGCGGCTTCGGCACGCTCTACATCGACCCGGATGGATTGAATATCGAGACAGGCGTTCCCGGCGTTTATACGCTTGCCAACTATCAGGACATCGTCAACTCGGGCAGTCTGGCGTCATGGCTGATCATGGGCCCCGGGTTTTCCCACGACGGCGTCTTGAGCGCCAGCACGGCGCCCGGTTCGATTACCCTCAATATCGGCACCGCCAAGTATGACATTCTCGTCTGGAAGGGTGGGGACGGAGACTGGGGCGTGCTCGACACGGACTGGCGGCGTGAGGGAGCGGATGCCAATTGGAACCTCGGATCCCTCGGTCTGTTCCAATCGGGCACCGGCACCGTGACGGTCACCGACCGGCAAACCATTTCCGTCCTCCAGTTTGATGATGTTGACTACACATTGGAAGGCCCCGGCTCCTTGGCGGCGTATGGAGGCAACGCCTTTATCAACACCACCGCCGCCACTGGCACCGCCACCATCAATGTCGCGTTCGAAACTGAAACGCTCGAAAAGACGGGCCCCGGCACCTTGGTTCTCGGCGGTGCGGCCAAATTCACGGACAACGTCAGTGTGGAATCGGGAGCCCTCGAAATCGCAGCAGCAGGCACACTGGACACCGGCAGCGTCGAAATTTCCGCCACTGGCGCCGGCAGGACTGCCTCCGTCACCGTCGCTGGTGTCATGACAAATACCGGCACACTCCTCATCGGCGGCACTGGCGCCGGCACGGGTGCGCTCGTCGTTGCCGACGGCGGCGTTGTCAACCAAGGCAGTGACACCTTCGTCGGCAGTGCCGATAACGCGTCCGGCCTTCTCCATGTCGAAAACAACGGCGTCTTCACGCAGGCTGCGGGCAATCTCATTCTTGCCAATGAAGCCTCCAGCAGCGGCACGCTCATTGTTGAAGGCAGTGGCACCGTCAGCGTGGTTGGTGACATCATCATTGGCGCACACGGTTCAGGCACCGCGCTCATTGACGGCGAGCTCAGCAGCGGCACAAACATCTATATTGGTGCCAATGCCGGGGCGCAAGGTGTTGCCACCATTGGCCAGAATGGTTTCCTTGATGCTGCGGCAGACCTGATTATCGGCCGAGACGCCACCGCAACCGGCACCCTAGCCGTCGTGGGCAACGCCAAGTCCGGTGGCAATCTTTACCTCGGCCAAAATGACGGCTCCGTCGGCAATCTCCTCGACATCGCCTCCACCGGCACGGTCACCGTCGGCGGCACCACTTTTGTCGGCAACGCCGTGGATTCCCTCGGCACGGCCAAGGTTTCAGGTGTTCTCGACGCCACGGGCGGTCTCATGATCGGAAACCTTGGAACGGGCGTGCTTGAGGTTGTTACCGGTGGCACGGTGCAGGCCGTCGCCGGTTTACGCATTGGCGATGCCGTCGGCTCCAGTGGCACCGTCAGTGTCGGCGGTGTGCTTAATGTCAGCAGTAACATGTATATCGGCAACGCAGGCAAGGGCAGCTTGGAAGTCCTCGCCGGGGGAACCGTTTCCGCGGGCAGCAGCCGTCACTATATCGGAGATGATCCCACCATGGACAGCAGCAGCACCGGCGTCGGCAGCGGTGTCGGCTCTCTCATTATTCACCGTGACGGCTATTTCACCAGCGGCGGTATCAACGTTGGCCGTTACGGCGCAGGCGAGCTCACCGTTAAAACCGGCGGCACCCTCGTGCTCGACCACGCGACCCTCTACGTCGCGGGTGATTTGGGATACAATGCTTCCTCTTCCGGTATCGTCAATATTGATGGTTATTACCAAAGCGGCACCAACGGCACCTATTATCAGCCCGTCGGCTACGGCAGCAATGCGGTTGGCGTTTTCAACGTCGGCGCCACCGGCACTGTGTTCACAGGACAAATTAAGGTTGGGATTGAGGCTGGATCCACCGGCACCGTTAATGTTGCGGGTTTCTGGCAGATTAACGGCGGATCAAACGAAGTGGGCAGTAACGGCAATGGTTCGCTCATCATCGGGCAAAGCGGCACCATGATTATTCGCGGTGGAAACAACGACGATTACCTCCTCATGGCGCGCTACGCCGGCAGCTCCGGAGAGATCACCGTCCACGGTTTGCTCGACACCGGCACCCGAGGCCACGCTTCGAACGCAAACCTCTATGTCGGCTATCAGACTACGGATGTGATGACGATTGAAAGCACTGGCACGGTTATTGCCTCGGGCACCGGCGCGGGCACCCGCGTTATCACAGTTGGTCACGGTGCGAACAGCCACGGCACGCTCAACGTCAAGGGCTACCTTGCCGTCAACAACGGCGAGATGCTCGTCGGCAATGCCGGCACCGGCATCCTTAACATCGCCTCGACTGGCACCGTCACCGTTGACGGCCCATACCGTCAGGGAGTTAACGGCACGCTTATCGTCGATGCCTCCGGCTCGCGCACAAGCCCCTACATTACCGCCGAAAGAGCATCGCTTTCCGGCACGCTCGCGCTCGACGGTGCCAGTTTCGGTTATGGCACCGTGACCAAGGCCAGCGAGCTTACTGACTTTGGTGCGCTTGTTCTCAAGGCAACCTCCGGCACCATTGCGGGCAATTTCACTTCCATAGTCGGCATCGACGGCGGTGTGACTCCCGGTTACATCACGATTGGGGGGCAATCTTGGGATAATGGCGATGGCACCGCCTCCTACTATGCCGGATACCGCCTTGCATGGAATTCCCTGAATGGTGCACACGGCACTTTTGAACTCTCGGATGGCGAGACCTTCGAGGTGGACACGCCGCTTGCCAATCGTGTTGGCGAGGGCCTCTCCGCAGATTGGGATGGTAAATCGCTCACCAAGCTCGGTGGAGGCACGCTTATCCTCAGCGCGCAGAACATCTTTACCGGCACGCTCAACGTGGCCGCGGGCACCGTTCAACTCGGAGGCCCCGCCGCGCATAACT
This genomic interval carries:
- a CDS encoding autotransporter outer membrane beta-barrel domain-containing protein, which gives rise to MKTKFAGAVATLALLLTPAGAQVTTWAGGTGAWDVGANWTGGAVPLGTGTAIVNNGLANIALGTTGSVAILDIADGIDSTGTVTIDGFLYTNAVSYIGGRGDGTIIIGSSGTYKINNSFRVGGYTGAGDSPGGNFLLGSGNGHAVIYGFLDGAGKTIAAGFGGTGRIDVMAGGTVSNNNVYIGDHVGASGTINIWGSWVSKGNGIYLGDSGTMGIGSNVINIHDGGSFVVNATANGGGFRVSNGANASGIVNIAQGGTMALNTSGSATHFYIGTNAAGAYGEVNVDGYLSYITTYTAGDRVFAVGYGGNTTNASTANAIGVLNIGQTGTVYIQGATEVSIARMGVGSGTATNHYVTSASGTVNVAGLLNTNGTQLLVGRSGDGYLNIAQTGTVLAGNIRVSNGNNVNGISYSEINIEGYLASTGWLDIAGAGNAVVNVLASGTVITADDFTTGRSTGSKSPINTGTLNIWGYALAGDQFVIGNQGRGYVNIYDGATVIAKTSVDLAMSTGTSSAYLNLAGGVLQTPKIIQGSGSTATILFNGGTIRAGANADNFFVNFPVVALGGGSLTLDTQAYAITITNALAGTSSATLDKTGVGTLKLTADSSAYSGALNIRSGILASGNDSAKLGGNVTIFDGAALDLRNADLGTTGNLTFAEGAVWAYSLDTQHQLAANNLTIAGDGTLYLDLGSLGIADLTMPAAYTLGTYTTGNGISNLANWTVTGGTIGYGAAIDTSSVANTIKVNVNTAGVDFLYWQGGDGNWDSASATWKLSGTAVKWGYGGLGVFDSGAGTVTITGIQTFDGLQFDVDGYTLLGTGTLVGNFLTGDGSANFNVTNAAATATINTAVVGTNLKKAGLGSLTLGGPVTASGTTIINGGTLSIGGQLDSTGVFVGNTGDGTLEILSGGVVRSSGANRIGFTAGVNGSLLIRDGGLWQSTGGVTVGYSGNGKIHVAQGGALILDGACLYIADQVGSSGAVTIDGYYQSGGNGTYYQPIGYRGVGAFNIGLTGTARTGGFEIAREAGATGSGTVAGLWQITGVNNTVIGKNGGSVGALVIESTGTIINSTTAVGNYTAIGLNAGSSGTVTVHGYFDTGTRSNGTNDGNLIIGHSGTGHMFIEQGATVLASGTGSTTAALTMGKNAGSYGYLNVAGLLDMRGGGYTRIGIAGAADLDIASTGTMLVGHYFQIGYGAPSILNIAEGGALRTGQFNTGADIGYAHLCAVTANVAGLFDVNGSLHIAPHDDETSILNIASTGTVTTRTYTSIGHYVGTGTGIGTINVDGYLNTPTYLLVGGSGAGVMNIAATGTVIVGSYANVAANANSSGTANVAGFWQVGSNLRIGQNGFGALNVEDSGTVTVGGIFQIGSYHSGTALIDGYVHAASDAYVGTYNGGTGVATIGQDGVLNAVGKLVIGHEATASGTLFVEGLAKSENLMVGSTGTGVLDIQSGGTVAVSNTASIGYNAAGSGMVNVAGFFDIGNDLNIGTAGSGMLGIKSGGEVRVGGTTFVGATGTISVLAGDPGANAAKLGGDVIIQSGGMLDLRTGPLSITDNITFENGAFWHYSLTGKNELDVSGTITIGGFGTLYIDPDGLNIETGVPGVYTLANYQDIVNSGSLASWLIMGPGFSHDGVLSASTAPGSITLNIGTAKYDILVWKGGDGDWGVLDTDWRREGADANWNLGSLGLFQSGTGTVTVTDRQTISVLQFDDVDYTLEGPGSLAAYGGNAFINTTAATGTATINVAFETETLEKTGPGTLVLGGAAKFTDNVSVESGALEIAAAGTLDTGSVEISATGAGRTASVTVAGVMTNTGTLLIGGTGAGTGALVVADGGVVNQGSDTFVGSADNASGLLHVENNGVFTQAAGNLILANEASSSGTLIVEGSGTVSVVGDIIIGAHGSGTALIDGELSSGTNIYIGANAGAQGVATIGQNGFLDAAADLIIGRDATATGTLAVVGNAKSGGNLYLGQNDGSVGNLLDIASTGTVTVGGTTFVGNAVDSLGTAKVSGVLDATGGLMIGNLGTGVLEVVTGGTVQAVAGLRIGDAVGSSGTVSVGGVLNVSSNMYIGNAGKGSLEVLAGGTVSAGSSRHYIGDDPTMDSSSTGVGSGVGSLIIHRDGYFTSGGINVGRYGAGELTVKTGGTLVLDHATLYVAGDLGYNASSSGIVNIDGYYQSGTNGTYYQPVGYGSNAVGVFNVGATGTVFTGQIKVGIEAGSTGTVNVAGFWQINGGSNEVGSNGNGSLIIGQSGTMIIRGGNNDDYLLMARYAGSSGEITVHGLLDTGTRGHASNANLYVGYQTTDVMTIESTGTVIASGTGAGTRVITVGHGANSHGTLNVKGYLAVNNGEMLVGNAGTGILNIASTGTVTVDGPYRQGVNGTLIVDASGSRTSPYITAERASLSGTLALDGASFGYGTVTKASELTDFGALVLKATSGTIAGNFTSIVGIDGGVTPGYITIGGQSWDNGDGTASYYAGYRLAWNSLNGAHGTFELSDGETFEVDTPLANRVGEGLSADWDGKSLTKLGGGTLILSAQNIFTGTLNVAAGTVQLGGPAAHNYRGGLVNNGVFDFGDEPLVRADPATYRTVSVGGIRAGETGLSGNGSILMRADPGTGASDRLIVNGNAEGTHNLVLSVADGATAPTSDSPAPVLATISGENNATFTGGLDFEGTNYAVVQSVPGTIILATNGQSDAFSAISSVHGAQSVMWFASQDNLYRRIGELRSISEEPSGKYSVWLRARAENSSFSSSTNMRPFEMDLYGFEIGADKTIAALSGRMALGVYLGYGHASQDFDARNGSADGDSDQLSLGAYAAWMNTEGWFANATLTGALYDNEFTSTAQNGSTPTKGNYDDTAIGLSLEVGKRIALDQKIGAGWFAEPSTQLSLVYLMRDDYTTKGDNLAVDSDDATIARLRATLRAGRAWKLANSHIEIAGRIGAAYEDSSGGKIRVNDGTPWRPNVDGARGEAGVGLIWRPTAAGQLYFDYEFATGEGYQKPWSVSLGYRHAF